In one Myxococcus xanthus genomic region, the following are encoded:
- a CDS encoding polysaccharide deacetylase family protein — MRARLNARAGTCLLAMVLGVWGGGAWAGAPGGRTVVTLAFDDGIEEQRQVLDMLSASGLKATFFIISGRVGQTGYMNLDDLRRLAAAGHDIGGHTLQHSELAVLTPEKQRQEICEDRLRLLSWGFSPTALAFPFGSNDAVVNQTAAACGYNAARDVRGLVDTCGSCPTAETIPPLDPYEIRTPATVTRDDGLKQLQSWVTSAEAAGGGWVVVVFHFVAPDCTKRTYCVKPDVLREFMGWLSQRAPMGTEVRTMQDILGGAARPAVHPVSQPPTATLKNPSLEDDANGDGVPDCWQLGPAHGGAVRAERSAEAHSGAWSYRLERVEASGGAASLQVLRDDGTCAPAVTPGSGSRVSVWYRSSTPLHLEAAVKGADGMWKVWNRGPSLPPAEAWTEASWELPIALPADAFELSVGVALEGVGWALVDDFGLADATAPAARLVLDAPTGGEDFVVGQDVEVRWSTLGEVRTLDVAYSTETSASWVPVATSVENTGHLIWRVPDVPSQEALLRVASAEDETVSGTSAPFRILPGAPQQPGIVEPPPEEQPPEEIRGDGQVNGESGGCGGCEGAGTGQLFLAVAGGLIALSRSRARKRQRKE, encoded by the coding sequence GGCGTGGGCCGGGGCGCCAGGGGGGCGGACGGTCGTCACGCTGGCCTTCGACGACGGAATCGAGGAGCAGCGCCAGGTGCTGGATATGCTTTCGGCTTCGGGGCTGAAGGCGACCTTCTTCATCATCAGCGGGCGGGTCGGCCAGACGGGATACATGAACCTCGATGACCTGCGCCGCCTGGCCGCGGCCGGACACGACATCGGGGGACACACGCTGCAACACTCGGAGCTGGCGGTGCTGACGCCCGAGAAGCAACGACAGGAGATTTGCGAGGACCGCCTGCGGCTGCTCAGTTGGGGCTTCTCACCCACCGCCCTCGCATTCCCCTTCGGTTCGAACGATGCGGTGGTGAACCAGACGGCAGCGGCGTGCGGATACAACGCCGCGCGCGACGTGCGGGGCCTGGTGGACACCTGTGGCTCCTGCCCCACGGCCGAGACAATCCCTCCGCTCGATCCCTACGAAATCCGCACGCCCGCGACGGTGACGCGCGACGACGGACTGAAGCAGTTGCAGTCGTGGGTCACCTCGGCGGAGGCCGCGGGGGGCGGCTGGGTGGTCGTCGTCTTCCACTTCGTGGCGCCGGACTGCACCAAGCGCACCTATTGCGTGAAGCCCGACGTCCTCCGGGAGTTCATGGGCTGGCTCTCGCAGCGGGCACCGATGGGGACAGAGGTGCGCACGATGCAGGACATCCTGGGCGGTGCGGCGCGGCCCGCGGTGCACCCCGTGTCCCAGCCGCCCACGGCCACGCTGAAGAATCCCTCGCTCGAGGACGACGCGAACGGCGACGGCGTGCCCGACTGCTGGCAGCTGGGCCCCGCCCACGGTGGCGCCGTGCGCGCCGAGCGCTCAGCCGAGGCGCACAGCGGCGCCTGGTCCTACCGGCTCGAACGCGTGGAAGCCTCCGGGGGCGCCGCCTCGCTCCAGGTGCTGCGCGACGACGGCACCTGTGCACCGGCCGTGACGCCTGGGAGCGGTTCGCGGGTGAGCGTCTGGTACCGCTCCAGTACGCCGCTGCACCTGGAGGCGGCCGTGAAGGGGGCGGATGGGATGTGGAAGGTGTGGAACCGCGGCCCGAGCCTGCCACCCGCGGAGGCCTGGACGGAGGCGTCGTGGGAGCTGCCCATCGCGCTGCCGGCCGACGCGTTCGAACTGAGCGTGGGCGTCGCCCTGGAAGGGGTGGGCTGGGCGCTGGTGGACGACTTCGGGCTGGCGGATGCGACGGCGCCCGCGGCGCGCCTGGTGCTGGACGCACCGACCGGCGGAGAAGACTTCGTCGTGGGCCAGGACGTGGAGGTGAGGTGGTCCACGCTCGGCGAGGTGCGGACGCTGGACGTGGCGTACTCCACGGAGACGAGCGCCAGTTGGGTGCCGGTAGCCACCTCGGTGGAGAACACGGGGCACCTCATCTGGCGCGTGCCCGACGTGCCGAGCCAGGAGGCGCTGCTGCGTGTCGCCAGCGCCGAGGATGAAACGGTGTCGGGCACGAGCGCGCCCTTCCGCATCCTGCCCGGGGCCCCGCAGCAGCCCGGCATCGTGGAGCCGCCACCCGAGGAACAGCCCCCCGAGGAGATCCGTGGCGACGGGCAGGTGAATGGCGAGAGCGGTGGTTGCGGGGGATGTGAGGGCGCGGGTACGGGGCAACTGTTTCTCGCGGTGGCCGGCGGACTCATCGCCCTCTCGCGTTCGCGAGCCAGGAAGAGGCAGCGGAAAGAGTGA